The genomic region ACACTGGAAACCTGAGGTACGGTAACTATAATCACCTCCTGTCCCCTGTCCATAACCATGGCAGCATCTCTTCCGGCAGGAGCGTCAATAACGAGAATTTCAATATAAGCTGGAATTTCTTTTAGAAGAGTTTTCAGAGTTTCCATATTCTCCTCATTAAAGCCGTCAAGGGTTATACCTGCAGGAATAATTTTCACTCCCTCAGGCCCTTCGTATATAACATCTTCGACTTCTAGCCTTCCCTTGAGGACATCAATCAGAGCTACAGGCGGATTTTTAAGTCCCATGATTATCTCAAGATTTGCCATAACAATATCGGCATCTACAACAGCAACCTTCTTTCCAAAAAGTGAAAGGGCCACAGCCAGATTGGCTGCTATGGTGGTTTTTCCTACTCCACCCTTTCCCGAGGCCACAACAATAACTCTTGTCATGAATCTTTCTCCCTGAGAGCCTCTATGCCTGGGAGTTTATCTCCACTGATCATAAGAAGAGAAGCCTTCCCTCCTGTGCTGATAAAGGATATCTTATCTTTTAGACCCAGTTTCGATGTGATTGCACCGATATGGCCTCCTCCTATACAGGTGAAAGCTCTGGTTTTTGCCATAGCTATGACAAGCTCCTCAGAGCCCAGTGCAAAGCCTTCAATCTCAAATACACCGCAGGGACCATTTGCAGCCACCACGCCAGCCTCTTTAATTATTGATGTATATTTTGCTATTGTTTCTATGCCAATATCCATAATCTTCAGATTGGGTATATTTTTCACATCCACCTCCAATCTTTCAGAGTTTTCTTTCACTGCCACGTCAGATGGGGTTATAATTTTATCACCATACTTCTTCAGAAGTTTTTTTGCCTCCTTTAAAAGTTCCCCGTCTCTGGCTAAAGTAATATCTCTGTTAACCCTCCCTATATCTACACCCTTTGCAATTATAAAGAGGTTGCCTATTACCCCTGAGGTTAAAACTATGTCTGCTATACCTCTCTCCAGAACGTTGGCAATTCCTTTCAATGAAGCCTTAGCCTTGGCTCCGCCAAAGGAAAAAACCCTTGGTCTTGCCTCAGACTTTGCAATTGAACTCAGAGTTTTAACCTCTTTTTCAAGAAGTCTTCCTGCAAAGCTGGGCAGTACCTGTGGAAAACCCACAACACTGGGCTGGTTCCTGTGAGACACTGCAAAGGCATCATTTATATAAAAATCAACATAGGAAGAGAGCTTTCTTATAAATATAGTTTTTGCCTGTTCTTCAGGAGGCTTTTTTTCTATGGCAGG from archaeon BMS3Bbin15 harbors:
- the minD_4 gene encoding septum site-determining protein MinD, with the translated sequence MTRVIVVASGKGGVGKTTIAANLAVALSLFGKKVAVVDADIVMANLEIIMGLKNPPVALIDVLKGRLEVEDVIYEGPEGVKIIPAGITLDGFNEENMETLKTLLKEIPAYIEILVIDAPAGRDAAMVMDRGQEVIIVTVPQVSSVSDALKMKILAERMGAEVTGAVINMARGRRYELTVEEIENTLDTSVIAVLPDDEAVREALAYEMLYVLKYPRARVTRETLSLAANLVGVTYNPEGRGFLHRLLGLFTH
- the pgk/tpi gene encoding bifunctional PGK/TIM; translated protein: MEDLLIINKARLESKKVLMRIDINSPLEPNTGIILDDSRFAGHIPTIKELSSSRLVLIAHQSRPGLEDFTTLEMHAEKLSQLLGREVTYVDDIIGRAAREDIGKLENGEILLLENVRFLSEEVHPAIEKKPPEEQAKTIFIRKLSSYVDFYINDAFAVSHRNQPSVVGFPQVLPSFAGRLLEKEVKTLSSIAKSEARPRVFSFGGAKAKASLKGIANVLERGIADIVLTSGVIGNLFIIAKGVDIGRVNRDITLARDGELLKEAKKLLKKYGDKIITPSDVAVKENSERLEVDVKNIPNLKIMDIGIETIAKYTSIIKEAGVVAANGPCGVFEIEGFALGSEELVIAMAKTRAFTCIGGGHIGAITSKLGLKDKISFISTGGKASLLMISGDKLPGIEALREKDS